One stretch of Pseudoramibacter sp. DNA includes these proteins:
- the secA gene encoding preprotein translocase subunit SecA, with the protein MGFLHNLFDPSRKTVKKYSQVADKIVAMEEEYKALSDEQLKHKTEEFKERVANGETLDDLLPEAFATVREAAARTVNMRHFPVQLIGGMVLHNGDIAEMRTGEGKTLVATLPAYLNALSGKGVFIVTVNDYLAKRDSEWMGKIYRFLGMDVGLVIPGLSYEEKKQAYNCDIIYGTNNEFGFDYLRDNMVTSKEEQVQRGLHYAIIDEVDSVLIDEARTPLIISGSGDESTDLYRTADIFAKSLKPDDYEKDEKEKAVSLTEKGTAKAEKFFGVKNLADVENMEIMHNINQALYANTLMTKDVDYIVKDDEIIIIDEFTGRQMPGRRYSNGLHQAIEAKEHVTVNRESKIMATITFQNYFRMFDKLAGMTGTAKTEEEEFNTIYNLNVVTIPTNKPMIRKDLNDLVYRTEKAKFKAVTEDVKRRHAKGQPVLIGTISIEKSELLSQYLRREGIKHNVLNAKHLEKEAEIISQAGQKGAVTISTNMAGRGTDIVLGDGVAELGGLHIIGTERHESRRIDNQLRGRAGRQGDPGSSQFFLSLEDDLMRIFGSDRIKKVVENLGMDDDTPLDAKMLNRSIESAQRKVEARNFDIRKSVLQYDNVMNRQREIIYAQRQEVLDGKNMHEQIDKMTKDVIEDYVGMYTNAGDNFEDWDIKKLKHYFGEFLPVERLKLDPETTTVQDIKDQLYELCRENYQAKVALVGEDEMENMERVVLLRAVDAAWMLHIDDMEQLKEGIGLRAYGQNDPVVEYTNEGFKMFEDMNAEIQEETVKYIYNVKIKLVPPQQRKKRVQMHTNEAQIVGQGQEEPVQKTIHKKKIGRNDPCPCGSGKKYKNCHGRYAN; encoded by the coding sequence ATGGGATTTTTGCATAATCTTTTCGACCCCAGCCGAAAAACAGTCAAAAAATATTCACAAGTGGCAGACAAGATTGTCGCCATGGAAGAGGAATACAAGGCCCTCAGCGATGAGCAGCTCAAACACAAAACCGAAGAATTTAAAGAACGTGTTGCCAACGGCGAAACTTTGGACGATCTGCTGCCCGAAGCCTTTGCGACGGTCAGGGAAGCCGCAGCCAGAACGGTGAACATGCGCCATTTCCCGGTTCAGCTCATCGGGGGCATGGTCCTGCACAACGGCGATATCGCAGAAATGCGCACCGGTGAAGGGAAAACCCTGGTCGCGACGCTGCCGGCCTATTTGAATGCCCTGAGCGGAAAAGGCGTATTTATTGTCACAGTCAACGATTACCTGGCCAAGCGGGACAGCGAATGGATGGGCAAAATCTACCGCTTCCTCGGCATGGATGTCGGCCTCGTGATTCCGGGACTGTCTTACGAAGAAAAGAAGCAGGCCTACAACTGCGACATCATTTACGGGACGAACAACGAATTCGGGTTTGATTACCTCCGAGACAACATGGTGACTTCTAAAGAAGAACAGGTTCAGCGGGGGCTTCATTACGCCATCATCGACGAAGTCGACTCGGTCTTGATCGATGAAGCCAGAACACCGCTTATTATTTCAGGAAGCGGAGACGAAAGCACGGATCTCTACCGTACTGCCGATATCTTCGCAAAAAGTCTGAAACCCGACGATTACGAAAAAGATGAAAAAGAAAAGGCGGTGTCCCTGACTGAAAAGGGAACGGCAAAGGCTGAAAAGTTCTTCGGCGTGAAAAACCTGGCCGATGTGGAAAACATGGAAATCATGCACAACATCAACCAGGCCCTGTACGCGAACACCTTGATGACCAAGGATGTCGATTATATCGTCAAGGACGACGAAATCATCATCATTGACGAATTTACAGGCCGCCAGATGCCGGGACGCCGGTATTCCAACGGGCTGCACCAAGCCATCGAAGCGAAGGAACACGTGACGGTCAACCGGGAATCCAAAATCATGGCGACCATCACCTTCCAGAATTACTTTCGCATGTTTGACAAGCTCGCCGGGATGACCGGGACCGCCAAAACCGAAGAAGAAGAATTCAACACGATTTATAATTTAAACGTCGTGACCATTCCGACAAACAAGCCCATGATCCGAAAGGACCTCAACGATTTGGTGTACCGGACGGAAAAAGCGAAGTTCAAGGCCGTGACCGAAGACGTCAAGCGCCGCCACGCCAAGGGACAGCCGGTTCTGATCGGGACCATTTCCATTGAAAAATCCGAACTTTTGAGCCAGTACCTCCGTCGGGAAGGCATTAAACACAATGTCTTGAACGCGAAGCACCTCGAAAAAGAAGCAGAAATCATTTCTCAGGCCGGACAGAAGGGCGCGGTGACCATTTCCACCAACATGGCCGGCCGTGGGACGGATATTGTGCTCGGTGACGGCGTCGCAGAACTCGGCGGCCTGCACATCATCGGAACGGAACGCCACGAATCCAGACGTATTGACAATCAGCTCCGCGGCCGTGCCGGCCGTCAGGGCGATCCGGGGTCATCCCAGTTTTTCCTGTCTTTGGAAGATGATCTGATGCGTATTTTCGGCTCCGACCGGATCAAGAAAGTTGTTGAAAATCTCGGGATGGACGACGACACGCCTCTCGACGCCAAAATGCTGAACCGCAGCATCGAAAGCGCCCAGCGAAAAGTGGAAGCGCGCAACTTCGACATCCGGAAGAGCGTGCTGCAGTACGACAACGTTATGAACCGCCAGCGGGAAATCATTTATGCCCAGCGTCAAGAAGTGCTGGACGGCAAAAACATGCACGAACAGATCGACAAGATGACAAAAGACGTCATCGAAGATTACGTGGGCATGTACACCAATGCCGGGGACAATTTCGAAGACTGGGACATCAAGAAGCTCAAACATTATTTTGGCGAATTTCTGCCGGTGGAACGGCTGAAGCTTGATCCGGAAACCACGACGGTTCAGGATATCAAAGACCAGCTGTACGAACTCTGCCGGGAAAATTACCAGGCCAAGGTGGCTCTCGTCGGCGAAGACGAAATGGAAAATATGGAACGCGTGGTGCTGCTGCGGGCTGTGGATGCGGCGTGGATGCTCCACATCGACGACATGGAACAGCTTAAAGAAGGCATCGGGCTGCGGGCCTACGGCCAGAATGACCCGGTGGTCGAATATACCAACGAAGGGTTTAAGATGTTCGAAGACATGAACGCGGAAATCCAGGAAGAAACGGTCAAATACATCTACAACGTTAAAATCAAACTGGTGCCGCCGCAGCAGCGTAAAAAGCGCGTGCAGATGCACACGAACGAAGCCCAGATCGTCGGTCAGGGACAGGAAGAACCGGTTCAGAAGACCATTCACAAGAAAAAAATCGGCCGCAACGACCCATGCCCCTGCGGAAGCGGGAAGAAATACAAAAACTGCCACGGCAGATATGCCAATTAA
- a CDS encoding DUF5317 family protein: protein MFILLAIVIGLAIGAARKGKVSQIRKNKISLWIVGLIGILLQILLHLYFYFGQAGTLPTFLNFASYVCILLMMIFNFDNLWMILMTVGTTANFVVAFINGGRMPVLPSIVSAIGNTNLAGSITRGVNAIYAPLSKTTTALWMLGINVQIPYISKITSYYGGIGGFSVGSVFVFIGLLGWLQHAMKPGKKADPFSEELSEGDADYIISPDEGELIEDMAQKKEKGYETAPLDWLNQDSEALFAKEIHEQMGGSEAPAPAKQKSKAAKPKAKPKAQPEKQAKPQKNDQKQNSEPAEKTTVLPDLSPELLERIKAHGAAPARKPARVSVSDDTRVFTTLKDLGKYDTKPIFKETPHRTAQTEAEDFAESGFFTQSFYTEREKGKLAFGSDEPRQPEKPMSGRRETLNNQEDKDHMADYQSSDGDTVKTPKPVQKQKSAASAETAPDKAQGSDSPRWEMPEKSKKTKPEQAAKKINPYRKYSDEEAARRADASRDNEKQMLDIWHQVSEDTRALRQRGRRSGREDAAQNSPFEASEAERKRLKQQHNRAVIQRGENEIDADMQRKTNASKFQPSGEKVTDDEDREKIGFEKVEINVDNRKVSFWRKKKTK, encoded by the coding sequence ATGTTTATCCTATTAGCAATCGTGATCGGACTGGCCATTGGAGCGGCCCGGAAGGGAAAGGTCAGTCAAATTAGAAAAAATAAAATCAGTTTGTGGATTGTCGGACTGATTGGTATTTTGCTGCAGATTTTACTCCACCTTTATTTTTATTTTGGACAGGCGGGAACCCTGCCCACTTTCCTGAATTTCGCCAGCTACGTCTGCATTCTGCTGATGATGATTTTCAATTTTGACAACCTCTGGATGATCCTGATGACAGTGGGCACGACCGCCAATTTTGTGGTGGCCTTTATCAACGGCGGCCGGATGCCGGTTCTGCCGTCCATCGTAAGCGCCATCGGCAATACCAATCTGGCAGGCAGCATTACCCGGGGCGTCAACGCGATCTACGCGCCCCTTTCAAAAACGACGACAGCACTCTGGATGCTGGGCATCAACGTCCAGATTCCATATATCTCCAAGATTACATCTTATTACGGCGGCATCGGCGGCTTCTCCGTCGGCAGCGTGTTTGTGTTTATCGGCCTGTTAGGCTGGCTGCAGCACGCTATGAAGCCGGGAAAGAAAGCCGATCCCTTTTCTGAAGAACTCAGTGAAGGCGACGCCGACTACATCATTTCCCCGGACGAAGGGGAACTCATTGAAGACATGGCCCAGAAAAAAGAAAAGGGCTACGAAACGGCGCCCCTCGATTGGCTGAACCAGGATTCTGAAGCGCTGTTTGCCAAAGAAATTCACGAACAGATGGGCGGCAGCGAGGCACCTGCGCCGGCGAAGCAAAAAAGCAAAGCCGCGAAGCCCAAAGCCAAACCGAAGGCACAGCCTGAAAAACAGGCCAAACCCCAGAAAAACGATCAAAAGCAAAACAGCGAACCGGCTGAAAAAACGACCGTGCTGCCGGATCTTTCACCAGAGCTGCTGGAACGCATTAAAGCACACGGCGCCGCACCGGCCCGAAAGCCGGCACGCGTTTCAGTGTCTGACGACACCAGAGTGTTCACGACTTTAAAAGATTTGGGCAAGTACGACACCAAGCCGATTTTTAAAGAAACCCCTCACCGCACTGCGCAGACAGAAGCAGAGGATTTTGCGGAATCCGGATTTTTCACCCAGTCCTTTTACACCGAACGGGAAAAAGGAAAGCTCGCCTTTGGTTCTGATGAACCTCGGCAACCGGAAAAGCCGATGAGCGGCCGCAGGGAAACATTAAATAACCAGGAGGATAAAGATCATATGGCAGACTATCAATCATCGGATGGCGATACCGTAAAAACGCCGAAACCAGTTCAAAAACAAAAGTCGGCAGCGTCGGCTGAAACCGCGCCGGACAAAGCGCAGGGATCGGATTCGCCGAGATGGGAAATGCCGGAAAAATCGAAGAAGACGAAGCCGGAACAGGCGGCAAAGAAAATCAACCCGTACAGAAAGTACAGCGATGAAGAAGCGGCACGCCGCGCCGATGCATCCCGGGACAATGAAAAGCAGATGCTGGACATCTGGCATCAGGTTTCCGAAGACACCCGCGCCCTCCGTCAGCGGGGACGCCGCAGCGGCAGAGAAGATGCGGCCCAGAACAGTCCCTTTGAAGCGTCGGAAGCGGAACGCAAACGCCTGAAACAGCAGCACAACCGCGCCGTGATTCAGCGCGGAGAAAATGAAATCGATGCAGACATGCAGAGAAAAACAAACGCTTCGAAATTTCAGCCTTCAGGGGAAAAGGTGACCGACGATGAAGATCGGGAAAAAATCGGCTTCGAAAAAGTAGAAATCAATGTGGACAACCGCAAAGTTTCTTTTTGGCGCAAAAAGAAAACGAAATAG
- the hpf gene encoding ribosome hibernation-promoting factor, HPF/YfiA family: MKFTIYGKNMHISDGLKETLEKKFQKFDRYFDKETEVYVTFKKEKNYQVIEVTIPLGKTILRAEEKTDSTMGSIEAVIDKLEGQLRKYKTKLRKRYENQDSKLKFDAFSDLDDESKDEKADEPKIVRTKKFAIKPMSPEEAAMQMDLLEHDFFVFLNAETDDVNVVYRRLNGDYGLIEPVLD, encoded by the coding sequence ATGAAATTTACGATCTATGGAAAAAACATGCATATTTCCGACGGCTTGAAAGAAACTCTTGAAAAGAAATTCCAGAAATTTGATCGTTATTTTGACAAGGAAACGGAAGTTTACGTGACCTTCAAAAAAGAAAAGAACTATCAAGTCATTGAAGTCACGATTCCGCTGGGCAAGACCATCCTTCGGGCAGAAGAAAAGACGGACAGCACGATGGGGTCCATTGAAGCAGTCATCGACAAGCTGGAAGGACAGTTAAGAAAATATAAGACAAAATTAAGAAAACGCTATGAAAATCAGGACAGCAAGCTGAAATTTGACGCTTTCTCAGATCTCGATGACGAATCCAAAGATGAAAAAGCAGATGAACCCAAAATCGTCAGAACCAAGAAATTTGCGATCAAACCCATGTCACCTGAAGAAGCAGCCATGCAGATGGACCTTTTGGAACACGACTTCTTCGTCTTCCTGAACGCGGAAACCGATGACGTCAACGTTGTCTACCGCCGCTTAAACGGCGACTACGGATTGATTGAACCTGTATTAGATTGA
- a CDS encoding LCP family protein: MTVGKKILAVVLSAVLLVIGSGAVYIFNIKSNISGTSINEKDVSVNKYLNHDIVNLALFGVDGRADVEGSRSDTIMIASINFKSGKVVLTSIQRDTLARIPKNSTIKTDSYTKINAAYSYGGPELSIKTLNENYDLNITDYVTISFQCMIDAVNAVGGINVNIKDDSILKYTNKYINDYNRLNNTSAKTLTHTGKNHLNGIQALAYSRNRYSDSDFGRTERQREVFGLVFKKMTKLSSLQLAGLITKISPNIKTSMSTTELTTMLQGYMQMKNKKIVNEHVPFDNYYAYVTYEGDSIAPKSLTDNVIQLHQAIYGTKKSYTPSQTVNEISDGIVRRTGVGTLTGTTSGSSTVSSSSSTSTRSSTSSRSTTSSRSTTRSTYSTRRTTTTTPSTSSGTGSDNAKNCYAFKHKSISN; encoded by the coding sequence ATGACTGTTGGCAAAAAAATTCTAGCCGTAGTACTTTCCGCCGTTCTTCTTGTCATTGGCAGCGGCGCGGTTTATATCTTCAATATTAAAAGCAATATTTCAGGCACCTCAATCAATGAAAAAGATGTGAGTGTGAACAAATATTTAAACCACGACATCGTGAACCTCGCCTTGTTCGGAGTGGATGGACGGGCCGATGTTGAGGGGAGCCGCTCCGACACCATCATGATCGCGTCGATTAATTTCAAAAGCGGAAAAGTCGTCTTAACGTCCATTCAGCGGGACACCTTGGCCCGTATTCCGAAGAACAGCACCATCAAAACAGACTCCTACACAAAAATCAACGCGGCCTACAGCTACGGTGGACCGGAGCTTTCCATCAAAACCCTCAATGAAAACTACGACTTAAACATCACGGACTACGTCACCATCAGTTTTCAGTGCATGATCGATGCCGTCAACGCTGTCGGCGGCATTAACGTGAACATCAAAGACGACAGCATCTTGAAATACACGAACAAATACATTAACGACTACAACCGCCTGAACAACACCTCGGCCAAGACGTTGACCCATACCGGCAAAAACCACTTAAACGGCATTCAGGCCCTGGCTTACAGCCGCAACCGCTACAGCGACAGCGACTTCGGCCGCACCGAAAGACAGCGTGAAGTTTTTGGGCTGGTCTTCAAAAAAATGACCAAGCTCAGCAGTCTGCAGCTGGCCGGCCTCATCACAAAGATTTCGCCCAATATCAAAACGTCCATGTCGACGACGGAACTGACGACCATGCTTCAGGGCTACATGCAGATGAAAAACAAAAAAATCGTCAACGAACACGTGCCTTTTGACAATTACTACGCCTACGTCACGTATGAAGGCGACTCCATCGCGCCGAAATCTTTGACGGATAATGTGATTCAGTTGCACCAGGCGATTTACGGCACGAAGAAATCCTACACGCCGTCCCAGACCGTTAACGAAATCAGCGACGGCATCGTCCGCAGAACCGGCGTCGGCACCCTGACCGGCACGACCAGCGGCTCCTCTACAGTCTCGTCCTCGTCCAGCACGTCCACGAGATCGAGTACCTCGTCCCGAAGCACCACTTCAAGCCGATCGACGACGAGAAGCACGTATTCGACCCGGAGGACAACAACCACAACGCCTTCGACAAGCAGCGGCACTGGCAGCGACAACGCCAAAAACTGTTACGCCTTCAAACACAAGTCCATCAGCAACTGA
- a CDS encoding BMC domain-containing protein — protein sequence MIGDLLRGRFVSNRLLTDVEDCMLEQYHLPEGHIDIGLFTTSCDGVGYVAADDATKKANVEVPAIYTTYGGCGKFNDGQVFGVISGPKVSDVERGLRYVRAFTEQESTLYSISEDDETMIYAQCVPRIGRYFSKAYNLPEGSSIAYLIAPAMQGAIGIDEALTQANVDVVRFWSNPTESNMSGAILTGREAQCDIAVKAFRDVIIESVLDPIEY from the coding sequence ATGATCGGAGATCTATTACGTGGCCGTTTTGTATCCAATCGTTTATTGACGGATGTTGAAGACTGCATGCTTGAACAGTACCATTTGCCGGAAGGCCATATCGATATTGGCTTGTTCACTACGTCGTGCGACGGGGTCGGCTATGTCGCCGCAGACGACGCGACGAAAAAGGCCAATGTGGAAGTACCGGCGATCTACACGACTTACGGCGGGTGCGGCAAATTCAACGATGGGCAGGTTTTCGGCGTGATTTCCGGACCGAAGGTGTCCGACGTTGAACGGGGCCTGCGCTACGTCAGAGCCTTTACAGAACAGGAATCGACGCTGTACAGCATTTCGGAAGACGACGAAACGATGATTTACGCCCAGTGCGTGCCGCGGATCGGCCGCTATTTTTCAAAGGCGTACAATCTGCCGGAAGGGTCGTCTATTGCTTATCTCATCGCGCCGGCGATGCAGGGCGCGATCGGCATCGATGAAGCACTGACCCAGGCCAATGTAGACGTCGTCCGGTTCTGGAGCAATCCGACAGAATCGAACATGAGCGGCGCGATCTTAACCGGGCGGGAAGCCCAGTGCGACATCGCCGTGAAGGCGTTCCGTGACGTCATCATCGAGTCGGTTTTAGACCCGATTGAATATTAA
- the rsmA gene encoding 16S rRNA (adenine(1518)-N(6)/adenine(1519)-N(6))-dimethyltransferase RsmA: protein MKMNLTSPAVISQLMAEHQLHFNKQFGQNFLIDQNILEKIVNAGQIEAGDTVLEIGPGIGSMTSEMAERARRVITVEIDKKLIPVLNQTLEAFDNIEIVNQDFLKTDVTALVGEGPVSLKVLANLPYYITTPIIMKLLETSWPDGVELTRMTFLVQKEVGERICAEPGTKTYGALSVMVQYYADPAVMFTVPASVFMPRPKVDSVVISLQKRAQMPYIPSDKNQFFKVVKAAFQTRRKTLINSLSNNTAYSKTLLLDAMSEAGIDPKKRAEQIEGEAFCRLANLLHESAI, encoded by the coding sequence ATGAAGATGAATCTAACGTCTCCGGCTGTGATCTCCCAGCTGATGGCGGAGCACCAGCTGCATTTTAACAAGCAGTTCGGACAGAATTTTTTAATCGATCAGAATATTTTGGAAAAGATTGTGAACGCCGGTCAGATCGAAGCCGGAGACACAGTGCTTGAAATCGGGCCGGGCATCGGTTCGATGACGTCGGAAATGGCCGAAAGAGCCCGCCGCGTCATCACCGTTGAAATTGACAAAAAACTTATCCCGGTATTGAATCAAACCCTGGAAGCGTTCGACAACATCGAGATCGTCAATCAGGATTTTTTGAAAACCGACGTGACGGCGCTGGTGGGAGAAGGCCCAGTCTCTCTTAAAGTGCTGGCCAATCTGCCCTATTACATCACGACGCCGATCATCATGAAGCTTCTGGAAACGTCCTGGCCGGACGGGGTCGAGCTGACCCGCATGACTTTTCTCGTGCAGAAGGAAGTGGGCGAGCGGATCTGTGCGGAGCCGGGCACAAAAACCTACGGCGCCCTCAGTGTGATGGTGCAGTATTACGCCGATCCGGCCGTCATGTTTACGGTGCCGGCGTCGGTTTTCATGCCGAGGCCGAAGGTGGATTCGGTGGTCATCTCTCTTCAAAAAAGAGCGCAGATGCCCTACATCCCGTCCGATAAAAATCAGTTTTTCAAAGTGGTCAAGGCAGCCTTTCAAACCCGGCGCAAGACGTTAATCAACAGCCTGTCCAACAATACGGCTTACAGCAAGACGCTTCTGCTCGACGCCATGTCAGAAGCCGGCATCGATCCTAAAAAGCGCGCGGAGCAGATCGAAGGCGAAGCCTTCTGCCGGCTGGCCAATTTGTTGCATGAAAGCGCAATATGA
- a CDS encoding CCA tRNA nucleotidyltransferase, producing the protein MTKLFLENWPFNRLFKTFRQAGESLYLVGGAVRDLLLGKKPEDWDLTTSAVPDQTAYLLAEAFHDRKPILKGRRFGTIGIDLSDQHQTVSFEITTFRKEAGYGDRRHPDSVAFQGSVLDDVRRRDFTVNGLLMDENGVIFDAVGGFSDLKRRRVRCIGEPARRFEEDRLRKWRGVRFAAQIGGAMEAKTRGAICDCPDTAGVSFERLHDELKKMLLCRHAAFALQELAAVGLWDDLLRRLSTPEIKMPDPAVCKKIEDLPADLEMRLAWLLQNAPAEGRRNFLKRLRFSKKTIQRTEALMIFRQMDCGDIITFKTMLRETGLLIFEEALTLQELKMPENHQNRRCLAQILKSKAPVFYQDLAVRAEDLMALGFSGRAIGAALARLCRLVYAHPEANTKKRLLQAAKQIKNEETI; encoded by the coding sequence ATGACAAAGCTTTTTCTTGAAAACTGGCCCTTTAACCGCTTGTTTAAAACCTTTCGCCAGGCCGGCGAGTCCCTTTATCTGGTGGGCGGCGCGGTTCGGGACCTGCTTCTTGGAAAAAAACCGGAAGACTGGGATCTCACGACCAGCGCCGTGCCGGACCAGACGGCATATCTTCTGGCCGAAGCCTTTCACGACCGAAAACCGATTTTAAAGGGCAGGCGCTTCGGCACCATCGGCATCGACTTGTCAGATCAGCATCAAACCGTGAGCTTTGAGATCACGACCTTTAGAAAAGAAGCAGGCTACGGAGACCGGCGCCATCCGGACAGCGTGGCCTTTCAGGGATCTGTGCTGGACGACGTCAGGCGCCGGGATTTTACGGTCAACGGACTTCTGATGGACGAAAACGGTGTGATTTTCGACGCCGTGGGCGGATTTTCGGATTTAAAGCGCCGCAGGGTGCGCTGCATCGGCGAGCCGGCCAGGCGTTTTGAAGAAGACCGGCTGCGAAAATGGCGGGGCGTGCGCTTTGCTGCTCAGATTGGCGGGGCAATGGAGGCAAAGACGCGAGGGGCCATTTGTGACTGCCCGGATACGGCGGGCGTCAGTTTTGAACGGCTGCACGATGAGCTTAAAAAGATGCTGTTGTGCAGGCATGCGGCTTTTGCTTTACAGGAACTGGCCGCGGTGGGGCTTTGGGACGATTTGCTGAGACGCCTGAGCACGCCGGAAATCAAAATGCCGGACCCGGCTGTCTGCAAAAAAATAGAGGACCTGCCCGCTGATTTGGAGATGCGCCTGGCCTGGCTGCTTCAGAACGCCCCTGCCGAAGGGCGGCGCAATTTTCTGAAGCGCCTGAGATTTTCGAAAAAAACAATTCAAAGGACAGAGGCTTTGATGATTTTCAGGCAAATGGACTGCGGCGATATCATCACCTTCAAAACGATGCTTCGGGAAACCGGTCTTTTGATTTTTGAAGAGGCGTTGACTCTGCAGGAACTGAAGATGCCGGAAAATCACCAAAACCGAAGATGCCTGGCGCAAATTCTTAAAAGCAAAGCGCCTGTCTTTTATCAGGATCTTGCCGTCCGAGCCGAAGACTTAATGGCCCTTGGGTTTTCTGGCAGGGCAATCGGCGCTGCGCTGGCGCGCCTGTGTCGGCTGGTTTACGCGCATCCCGAAGCCAATACAAAAAAACGGCTGCTTCAGGCAGCCAAACAGATCAAAAACGAGGAAACGATATGA
- a CDS encoding HAD hydrolase-like protein, whose amino-acid sequence MAYRCICFDFDGTLADTEGMVFRIYNELAKKYHYAPIDTSRREQIKEMSAQEILRHLDLPFYQVFRLLYEGRRHMHNRQEEIVAIQENLPAYFQMLSKEVDYCGILTSNSADTVRDFLWTHQLAPYVDFVEGGAMFSKRRRLLKLCRKLRISASQMLYVGDETRDVKACREAGIDIAAVDWGYNTKPALSRCHPTYEISEFSELIQIVQYHNRHQEAKPQKVRRYLQKMQRKQHKANDGKKDGKLRQHDKAFS is encoded by the coding sequence GTGGCCTATCGTTGTATCTGCTTTGATTTTGACGGCACTTTGGCCGATACGGAGGGGATGGTTTTCCGCATCTACAATGAGCTTGCGAAAAAATACCATTACGCCCCCATTGACACCAGCCGCAGGGAACAAATCAAAGAAATGTCGGCTCAGGAAATCCTGCGGCATTTGGACCTGCCCTTTTACCAGGTTTTTCGGCTTTTGTACGAAGGACGCAGGCATATGCACAACCGGCAGGAGGAAATCGTCGCGATTCAGGAAAATCTGCCGGCGTATTTTCAAATGCTGTCAAAAGAAGTCGACTACTGCGGCATTTTGACGTCAAATTCTGCGGATACGGTCCGGGATTTTTTATGGACCCATCAGCTGGCGCCCTACGTCGATTTTGTAGAGGGCGGTGCGATGTTTTCAAAGCGCAGAAGGCTGTTAAAGCTCTGCCGAAAGCTGCGCATCTCCGCTTCTCAGATGCTCTACGTCGGAGATGAAACCCGGGATGTGAAGGCGTGCCGGGAAGCCGGCATCGACATCGCGGCGGTGGATTGGGGCTACAACACCAAGCCGGCGCTTTCGCGGTGCCATCCGACTTATGAAATTTCTGAATTTTCTGAATTGATTCAGATTGTGCAGTACCACAACCGCCATCAAGAGGCAAAACCCCAAAAAGTGCGCCGTTATCTCCAGAAAATGCAGCGAAAGCAGCACAAAGCGAATGATGGAAAAAAAGATGGAAAATTGAGGCAACATGACAAAGCTTTTTCTTGA